One segment of Drosophila mauritiana strain mau12 chromosome 3R, ASM438214v1, whole genome shotgun sequence DNA contains the following:
- the LOC117143221 gene encoding dimethyladenosine transferase 2, mitochondrial yields MLPLRCSWSWCRANYSTKARKELVTRYSAEFPEKLLNRKRKVPTHMYIANSEAAARISQYLEPHFQSSGCDTVMELNSGAGYFTRHLLDRESQFRRIILLESMDHFMPKIQELHTLYPERVKVRQGDFVNLWKLVYMDKMDGGSRVADLLSDVPQKAFTDDINMLVFGAVGSYPFFKHLINSLIFQTSLFNLGRCEMILAMPPPIYIHLTCNNEIGYLIYRSTSVLFQILFEHKFIAKVPREDFLPQQTAYSPTKSSKLGKVQSINPEYLYLVKFTPRRNLHELCQSQDLPALWFFIKQNYVSRRNRIIPNLEKWVPGCGPRLIINPQSPESVTPIYPDELPKKLPQYSCRSTTMSTRNYYPGINIYTQFGDLLPSQMLTLFSQFRQWPEYGESSFLASLENALLKLETANDEQNLEDGVTLPEEDDAEADEIMEEGSPETATTPAKRRRKASS; encoded by the exons ATGCTGCCTCTGCGATGCAGTTGGTCCTGGTGCCGGGCCAACTATAGCACCAAGGCCAGAAAGGAACTGGTGACTCGCTACAGCGCCGAGTTCCCCGAGAAACTGCTCAACCGGAAGCGAAAGGTTCCCACGCACATGTACATTGCAAATTCGGAGGCTGCTGCAAGGATAAGCCAGTACCTGGAGCCCCATTTCCAGAGCTCCGGTTGCGATACCGTGATGGAACTCAATTCCGGTGCTGGGTACTTCACCCGGCATCTGTTGGACAGAGAATCCCAGTTTCGACGCATCATTCTGCTTGAGAGCATGGATCACTTTATGCCCAAAATCCAGGAGCTACACACGCTATATCCGGAACGCGTGAAGGTGCGCCAAGGAGACTTTGTGAACCTGTGGAAGTTGGTGTACATGGACAAAATGGACGGTGGCTCCAGGGTGGCGGATCTTCTGAGTGATGTGCCCCAGAAAGCGTTTACAGATG ATATCAACATGCTAGTCTTCGGCGCCGTGGGCTCCTACCCATTCTTCAAGCACTTGATCAACTCTCTCATATTTCAGACCAGCCTTTTCAACCTTGGACGCTGTGAGATGATCCTGGCCATGCCGCCACCCATATACATA CATCTCACCTGCAACAACGAGATTGGCTACCTCATTTACCGATCGACCAGCGTACTGTTCCAAATTCTGTTTGAGCACAAGTTCATTGCCAAGGTGCCGCGGGAGGATTTTCTACCTCAGCAGACGGCCTATAGCCCCACCAAGAGTAGCAAGTTGGGTAAGGTGCAGTCCATCAATCCGGAGTACTTATACTTGGTGAAATTCACTCCGCGCCGCAATCTTCATGAGCTGTGCCAGTCTCAGGATCTACCCGCTCTCTGGTTCTTCATTAAGCAGAACTATGTGAGCCGACGAAACAGAATAATACCCAATTTAGA AAAGTGGGTTCCCGGTTGTGGACCTCGGCTTATCATCAATCCGCAGTCCCCCGAGTCCGTGACACCCATCTATCCAGATGAATTGCCCAAGAAACTGCCACAGTACTCGTGCCGCAGTACTACAATGAGCACCAGAAACTACTATCCCGGCATCAACATCTACACACAGTTCGGAGATCTCCTGCCCAGTCAGATGCTGACGCTATTTAGTCAGTTTCGTCAGTGGCCGGAGTACGGCGAGAGCTCTTTCCTCGCCTCGCTGGAAAATGCGCTGCTCAAGCTGGAGACAGCCAATGACGAACAAAACCTAGAGGATGGCGTCACGTTGCCAGAAGAGGATGATGCCGAAGCAGATGAAATTATGGAAGAAGGAAGCCCTGAAACCGCCACCACTCCCGCCAAGAGGCGCAGGAAAGCCAGTTCCTAG
- the LOC117143225 gene encoding uncharacterized protein LOC117143225 has translation MNPTNLGRQNGALVLEVLKVLGRPATSYEVAERVADVYRLPLHRIRPVVTDVLEAGSRHGFFSSLNGHYSVVQPVVEQLGRDIDQYAADILAGYSGEGSLPKMSTLMLKLQQLDGSPPMMTGLSYPRVSSGEQREHLPSGDVSLDARLMLPFPRVL, from the coding sequence ATGAATCCCACTAATCTGGGCAGACAGAATGGGGCTCTGGTGTTGGAAGTGTTGAAGGTGCTGGGTCGCCCGGCGACCAGTTACGAGGTGGCCGAAAGAGTGGCCGACGTCTACAGGCTGCCACTGCACCGCATCCGTCCCGTGGTCACCGACGTCCTCGAGGCTGGATCACGACATGGATTCTTTAGCAGCCTCAATGGCCATTATTCGGTGGTGCAGCCGGTGGTGGAGCAACTGGGCCGAGATATAGACCAGTATGCAGCCGATATACTGGCGGGATACAGTGGCGAGGGCTCTCTGCCCAAGATGTCGACCCTGATGCTCAAGCTACAGCAACTGGACGGATCTCCGCCCATGATGACGGGGTTGAGTTATCCCCGAGTGAGCTCGGGGGAGCAACGCGAACACTTGCCCTCCGGCGACGTGTCCCTGGACGCCCGTCTCATGCTGCCCTTTCCTCGGGTACTATGA
- the LOC117143974 gene encoding protein cereblon homolog, whose product MDEEENSEINSVQSRNEDVQLEDQSQSQGLQDRQVDAIEQAWNDAMPDEPSPPAEYAFQDPLAIVGEGGDAPEAMVEDVLQDDTASEGSHPSSDMSLESPGSEDDSDVQGLPNWMIPQNRLRSAVDMMVSQARNRDGGIAALLSGDNFLQRVRSMVFSQERRRSRTSEETSQEAAEEPDDPPPQQPPLPPIDIGFDTNLPAEHSYFGNHLSRVPGVDYLEVGSVHHMLIFLHHHILFPGEVLPFMIDGQMFDDDMPGLDGLIFGVSFPRLQPPEDNPHKLYGVTCQIYERGESGRGLVFYKSRALQRIVINCDDIKGSPQYIARNPTNKCFSKVKILPEYFLPEPLQSVDMGSMARFRDIPSMRDKYRRFQLSTTTWPSDACQEYSFASIVERARQRLESQKIDTMPKCPIQLSFWLVRNLHLTEKMMRLTFLTDSVNTRLQLIKSTFKDETLFFCRYCNSSLALCSDLFAMSKHGVQTQYCNPEGYIHETNTVYRVISHAIGYSGEPSTKFSWFPGYQWHIILCKFCAQHVGWEFKAVLPNLTPNVFFGLSGSSVRIGKASEYSPFNGTTYVVRNMLRMISSDME is encoded by the exons ATGGACGAAGAGGAGAACTCAG AAATCAATTCTGTGCAATCACGAAATGAAGATGTGCAATTGGAGGACCAGTCACAGTCCCAGGGGCTCCAGGATCGCCAGGTTGACGCGATAGAGCAGGCTTGGAACGATGCAATGCCAGACGAGCCGTCACCGCCGGCAGAATATGCCTTCCAAGATCCACTGGCCATAGTTGGTGAGGGAGGAGATGCACCGGAGGCCATGGTAGAGGACGTTTTGCAGGATGACACAGCAAGCGAGGGCAGTCATCCCAGCAGTGACATGTCTCTGGAGAGTCCAGGAAGTGAAG ATGATTCCGATGTGCAGGGCCTGCCAAATTGGATGATTCCCCAGAACCGACTGCGCTCCGCCGTAGACATGATGGTCTCGCAAGCCCGCAATCGGGATGGCGGAATCGCTGCACTGCTCAGTGGGGACAACTTCCTACAGCGAGTGCGTAGCATGGTCTTTAGCCAGGAGCGACGACGCAGTCGCACAAGCGAGGAAACGAGCCAGGAGGCTGCCGAGGAGCCCGATGATCCACCGCCACAGCAGCCACCTCTACCACCAATCGACATTGGCTTTGACACCAATCTGCCAGCGGAGCATTCATACTTCGGCAATCATTTGAGTCGCGTGCCCGGAGTGGACTACTTGGAGGTGGGCAGCGTCCACCACATGCTCATCTTCTTACACCACCACATCCTCTTTCCCGGCGAGGTGCTTCCCTTCATGATCGACGGCCAAATGTTTGACGACGATATGCCCGGTCTAGACGGCCTGATCTTCGGCGTAAGCTTTCCGCGTTTGCAGCCGCCGGAGGACAACCCACACAAGTTGTATGGGGTCACGTGCCAGATCTACGAAAGGGGCGAAAGCGGCCGAGGGTTGGTGTTCTACAAATCACGAGCACTGCAGCGCATTGTTATCAACTGCGATGATATAAAAGG GTCACCGCAGTACATTGCTCGCAATCCAACCAACAAATGCTTCAGCAAAGTTAAAATATTACCCGAGTATTTCCTGCCCGAACCGCTCCAGTCTGTTGACATGGGCTCGATGGCCAGATTTCGGGATATCCCCTCGATGCGCGACAAGTATCGCAGGTTCCAGCTAAGCACCACCACCTGGCCATCTGATGCCTGCCAAGAGTACTCGTTTGCTTCAATTGTGGAGCGAGCACGCCAGAGGCTGGAGTCCCAAAAGATAGACACAATGCCAAAATGCCCCATTCAGTTGTCCTTCTGGTTGGTGCGTAACCTCCACCTGACCGAGAAGATGATGCGGCTTACCTTCCTCACCGACTCGGTTAACACTCGCCTCCAATTGATCAAAAGCACGTTCAAGGACGAGACACTCTTCTTCTGCCGATATTGCAATAGCAGCTTGGCCCTCTGCTCGGATCTCTTTGCCATGTCCAAACACGGTGTGCAGACGCAGTACTGCAATCCAG AGGGCTACATCCACGAGACAAACACCGTGTACCGGGTGATATCCCATGCCATCGGCTACAGCGGCGAGCCGTCCACGAAGTTTAGCTGGTTCCCCGGCTATCAGTGGCACATCATTCTGTGCAAGTTCTGCGCCCAGCACGTCGGGTGGGAATTCAAGGCCGTGCTTCCCAACCTAACACCCAATGTGTTCTTCGGTTTGTCCGGC
- the LOC117143224 gene encoding protein NDUFAF4 homolog, with amino-acid sequence MGQVVSMVARRANRFNVENRAHRVLEREKPTPAPKFDSNLRDMERTLELDPKFVDKLNMKDSSLDGRLKDVYVTSQDRFIKRVQERQAAEAAADKVEHRPLPLERQTPDDFEYGYLEPNRISPGHCTLRQALKFINDHQLDPESWPAKKIANEYKLKEPLVENILHYFKTFNMYIPDQKYKDTMLTQATQPLLRVKSSSEGNP; translated from the exons ATGGGTCAGGTGGTTTCAATGGTTGCCCGCCGGGCCAATCGCTTTAATGTCGAGAATCGTGCCCATCGCGTCCTCGAGCGCGAGAAGCCCACGCCGGCGCCCAAATTTGACTCGAATTTGAGAGACATGGAGCGCACCTTGGAAT TGGATCCCAAGTTCGTGGACAAGCTCAATATGAAAGACTCCAGCTTGGACGGGCGATTGAAAGACGTTTATGTAACCTCGCAGGATCGATTT ATCAAGCGAGTGCAGGAGCGCCAGGCAGCTGAGGCGGCGGCGGACAAAGTGGAACACCGACCACTGCCCCTGGAACGCCAAACGCCGGATGATTTCGAGTACGGATACCTGGAGCCCAACCGCATTAGCCCCGGTCATTGCACACTGCGCCAGGCGCTTAAGTTCATCAATGACCACCAATTGGATCCGGAATCCTGGCCAGCCAAGAAGATAGCCAATGAATACAAGCTCAAGGAGCCTCTAGTTG AAAACATACTGCACTACTTTAAAACCtttaatatgtatataccCGACCAGAAGTACAAAGACACGATGCTAACTCAAGCCACGCAGCCCCTTCTGCGGGTTAAATCGAGCTCGGAGGGTAATCCGTAA
- the LOC117143222 gene encoding WD repeat-containing protein 61 produces the protein MFSVLHKEENAHDSSLWACTWGRDTAASDPDDAGMEPEEENPFDFDKKEARPKDFLVTGGLDDLVKVWDLQEDNTLKLRHKLKGHALGVVSVAVSSDGQTIASSSLDSTMCLWDARSGHKKHLLNFGPVDLWTVQFSPCNKYVISGLNDGKISMYNVETGRAEQTLDAQNGKYTLSIAYSPDGKYIASGAIDGIITIFDVAAGKVVQTLEGHAMPVRSLCFSPNSELLLTASDDGHMKLYDVTHSDVVGTLSGHASWVLCVAFSEDGKHFASSSSDNSVKIWDTSERKCLHTFAEHTDQVWGVRYSPGNDKVASASEDKSLNIYYCPPNAIV, from the exons ATG TTTTCTGTCCTTCATAAAGAGGAAAATGCGCACGACAGTTCGCTGTGGGCGTGCACCTGGGGACGCGACACTGCGGCCTCAGATCCGGATGACGCCGGCATGGAGCCCGAGGAGGAGAACCCCTTTGATTTCGACAAGAAGGAGGCGCGCCCGAAGGATTTCTTAGTCACCGGCGGACTGGATGACTTGGTAAAGGTGTGGGACCTGCAGGAAGACAACACCCTAAAGTTGCGCCACAAACTAAAGGGACATGCCCTGGGAGTTGTTTCAGTGGCCGTCAGTTCCGATGGACAGA CCATTGCCAGTAGTTCTCTGGACTCCACGATGTGTTTGTGGGATGCCCGTTCGGGCCACAAGAAACACTTGCTAAACTTTGGGCCTGTTGATCTCTGGACGGTGCAATTTTCACCCTGCAACAAATATGTGATATCCGGATTGAACGACGGCAAAATCTCCATGTACAATGTGGAGACCGGAAGAGCAGAGCAGACATTAGATGCCCAAAACGGCAAATACACGCTTAGCATTGCCTAC AGTCCCGATGGCAAGTACATTGCCAGTGGAGCCATCGATGGTATCATTACCATTTTCGATGTGGCCGCAGGCAAGGTAGTGCAAACATTGGAAGGACACGCCATGCCAGTGCGTAGCCTTTGCTTTTCTCCGAACTCGGAGCTGCTGCTTACTGCCTCGGATGATGGTCACATGAAGCTTTATGATGT AACCCACTCGGACGTTGTGGGCACCCTATCTGGGCACGCCTCTTGGGTGCTGTGTGTGGCCTTCTCCGAGGACGGCAAACACTTTGCCAGCTCCTCCAGTGATAACAGCGTGAAAATATGGGACACCTCGGAACGCAAGTGCTTGCACACGTTCGCCGAGCACACAGATCAGGTGTGGGGTGTCCGTTATAGCCCCGGCAACGACAAGGTGGCCTCTGCTTCTGAGGACAAGTCCCTGAACATATACTACTGTCCTCCCAATGCCATTGTTTAA
- the LOC117143223 gene encoding uncharacterized protein LOC117143223, translating into MKRTMINPQLLLIAALIALIGKVARAQIAFVEDQDIDKKKANLAGRKPLYSPARCPKHQLLYPGDQQNQNDWVCDCAPATLYYPETDGCYPAYRQGPCEAGQILVLYKEEIIPKCVRNPCNRDGHFMIRDTCYEFGNTKKEENPCPYQEASFVLGVNPTNLMVDCVKLSVHLETRISDTEQAPPEYYVDLAEKCSRGSRLMAQGKCP; encoded by the exons ATGAAGCGAACAATGATCAATCCCCAACTTTTGCTGATCGCCGCGCTTATTGCGCTTATTGGGAAAGTGGCACGCGCTCAAATCGCCTTTGTTGAGGATCAAGACATTGATAAGAAGAAGGCCAACCTTGCG GGTCGCAAGCCACTTTATTCGCCAGCCCGATGCCCCAAGCACCAGCTTCTTTATCCGGGGGACCAGCAGAATCAGAACGACTGGGTCTGCGACTGCGCGCCAG CCACACTGTATTACCCAGAGACCGATGGCTGCTATCCGGCCTACCGACAGGGACCCTGTGAGGCTGGACAGATTCTGGTGCTCTACAAGGAGGAGATCATCCCGAAGTGCGTCCGGAATCCATGTAACAGGGACGGACACTTTATGATTCGCGACACATGCTATGAGTTCGGAAACACCAAGAAGGAAGAAAACCCGTGCCCTTACCAGGAGGCTTCCTTTGTACTTGGCGTGAATCCCACCAACTTGATGGTGGACTGTGTGAAGCTGTCCGTTCACCTGGAGACGCGTATTTCAGACACGGAGCAGGCTCCGCCGGAATACTACGTCGATTTGGCCGAGAAGTGCTCCCGCGGCAGTCGCCTAATGGCTCAGGGAAAGTGTCCTTAA